The genomic stretch AGCGGCGAGTAGCGGAAGCCGGAAAGGCCGGCAGCCTCGAGCAGCATGGCAAAAACGGACGCACCCGCCACGATGATCTCGGAACGCCGCGGGCCGATGCCGGGCAGCGCCGCGCGTTGCTGTCGCGTGAGCGCTGCCAACTGCCGCGCCAGTTTCACGGTGACGCGCCGCGAGACCGGCTCGCTCAGCCAGCCGCGTCCTGGCTTCGCGTCCGCCGCGCCGGCCAGTGCCGCCGCCGTGCCCGAGGTCGCGATCATCAGCCGCCCGCGCATCGGATCGAGCTTCTTGCGGATGCGCGAGAGCTCTTCCGCAATGAACTCGTGCAGCCGCCGCAGCTCTTTCTTCTTGGGAGGATCGTGCTGCAGAAAGTCGCCGGTCAGCCGCACCGCACCGAGTGGCAGGCTGTACATCTGCTTGATGTGCCTGCCGGAAGAGAGTGTGAGTTCGCAGCTTCCGCCGCCCAGATCCACGAGCAACGTTCGGGCCGCGTCAATGCGCGCGTTCGAGACCACGCCCAGGTGGATGAGCCGGCCTTCTTCCAGGCCGGAGATCACCTCGACCTTCCAGCCCGTCGCCGACCTTACCCACGCGATGAACGCATGCGCATTGCGCGCGTCGCGCAGCGCGCTGGTCGCGACGATGCGCACCGCGTCCGTGCCATAGCGCTGCGTCGCTTTGTAGAAGCGTTGCAGCACTTCCACGGTATGCGCCATCGCCTCCGGTGAAAGCTGGCTGGTGCGAAACACCGATGCGCCGAGCCGGGTGACTTCGCGGTCTTCATGGACCACGTCCAGGCTTCGCCGGCCGATGTGCGCGATCTTCAAGCGGACAGAATTCGCGCCGATATCGATGGCTGCAAAGGTCGGCATGGACGCTTAGGAAGCGGTCGCCGCCTCGGCTGGCGGTTGGACTTGTGCGGAAGGTTTTTTGTCGCCCGCGGAGGCGTGGGGACGAACGACTTGGCGTCCGCGGCGTAACGCGTCAGCCAGGCTGGCGCGCTCGTGACTGCGCAGGATGCGCTGCAGCGTGCCTTCTTCGGGCGTGAGGCCGCGCGCGCGTTTGCGCAGCATGAGCCAATCATGCCAGCGTCCGATCGCGTCTTGCAGCTCTATCATCGCGTCCGCAAAGCGCCGGGCCTCGGGATCGGGGAAGGCCTGCTCGGCGGTGTAGCGGATGTTCTTGCCCGCCAGCCGCAGCCGGTGCAGGTTCTTGGGCTCAACGGACGGGAAATCCTCGGGCAGAGCC from Acidobacteriota bacterium encodes the following:
- a CDS encoding Ppx/GppA family phosphatase; the protein is MPTFAAIDIGANSVRLKIAHIGRRSLDVVHEDREVTRLGASVFRTSQLSPEAMAHTVEVLQRFYKATQRYGTDAVRIVATSALRDARNAHAFIAWVRSATGWKVEVISGLEEGRLIHLGVVSNARIDAARTLLVDLGGGSCELTLSSGRHIKQMYSLPLGAVRLTGDFLQHDPPKKKELRRLHEFIAEELSRIRKKLDPMRGRLMIATSGTAAALAGAADAKPGRGWLSEPVSRRVTVKLARQLAALTRQQRAALPGIGPRRSEIIVAGASVFAMLLEAAGLSGFRYSPLGLRDGLLAQMAADYDRRTPLRRQIEADRRDALLSMARHYDVDMEFAEHVRDLSLQLFTGLKSLHGLGPEFSEWLSAAAMLHEVGAFINRSGRRRHTHYVVAHSDIFGYSVLQRQMIAAIARYVGKSAPSPDDAILKRFTPAERNGIRRTVVLLRLARALNQGRRGAIRRVTAHTRGGKALLKVTAKRGGAELELWAIAKERGYFREVFGRDLLVEEA